A window of Yoonia sp. SS1-5 genomic DNA:
GAAGTGCCCGAGGGTGTCACAGTGACAGCCGCAAAGCCCACCGAAATCACAGTGGAAGGTATCGACCAGCAGCTTGTTGGCCAGGTCGCGGCAAACATCCGCGAATGGCGTAAGCCAGAGCCCTACAAGGGCAAGGGCATCAAGTACAAAGGCGAATATATCTTCCGCAAAGAAGGTAAGAAGAAGTAAGGACCGCAAAAATGGCAAACAGCAAGAGACAACTGTTTCTGAAGCGCCGTATGCGCGTTCGGAACAAGCTGCGCGGTGTGACCGCCAATCAAGGCCGGGCCCGTTTGTCCGTGCACCGCAGCAACAAGAACATCAGCGTCCAGCTGATCGACGATGTAAACGGCGTGACAATCGCGTCGGCCTCATCGCTCGAAAAAGCTCTGGGCGTGGTTGGCAAGAACAACATCGAAGCGGCCACAAAGGTGGGTTCTGCAATTGCAGAGCGTGCCAAGAAAGCCGGCGTCGAGGTTGCGTATTTCGACCGTGGTGGTTTCCTTTTTCATGGCAAGATCAAGGCCTTGGCCGATGCTGCCCGTGAAGGTGGCTTGA
This region includes:
- the rplR gene encoding 50S ribosomal protein L18 — protein: MANSKRQLFLKRRMRVRNKLRGVTANQGRARLSVHRSNKNISVQLIDDVNGVTIASASSLEKALGVVGKNNIEAATKVGSAIAERAKKAGVEVAYFDRGGFLFHGKIKALADAAREGGLKI